A single window of Myxocyprinus asiaticus isolate MX2 ecotype Aquarium Trade chromosome 34, UBuf_Myxa_2, whole genome shotgun sequence DNA harbors:
- the csf3b gene encoding LOW QUALITY PROTEIN: colony stimulating factor 3 (granulocyte) b (The sequence of the model RefSeq protein was modified relative to this genomic sequence to represent the inferred CDS: deleted 1 base in 1 codon): MKLVLILVVHCYLMLVCSVPLIVSHDLSHAVERGVSLAKKMLSDIPAVHETCVKTTGLTLELSGEAKNLEYLFGDISIPEPPVLKTISENLTLAMSLSRIVEGLELHHKLLQRIREFLTSTEKLDLLLADIRDLSSQVQEMQQLAQIPSTVSQKAFPDLSPNLDSDYQVQVTTHLSLQQLRSFTQDVFRSLRQIAVSS, from the exons atgaaactggtgttga TTCTCGTAGTGCACTGCTATTTAATGCTCGTGTGTTCCGTGCCGCTAATAGTCTCACACGACTTGTCGCACGCGGTTGAGCGTGGCGTAAGTTTAGCAAAGAAGATGCTGAGCGACATTCCTGCTGTGCACGAGACATGTGTCAAAACAACG GGTTTGACCCTTGAACTGTCCGGTGAAGCAAAA AACTTGGAGTATTTATTCGGTGACATTAGCATTCCTGAACCACCAGTGCTCAAGACGATATCAGAGAACCTCaccttg gcGATGAGCTTGAGCCGTATTGTAGAGGGTTTGGAACTGCACCATAAGCTTCTGCAGAGAATCAGAGAATTCTTGACCTCCACAGAAAAACTGGATCTCCTTCTTGCAGATATTAGAGACCTGTCTTCTCAAGTCCAAGAG ATGCAACAGTTGGCTCAGATTCCCAGTACAGTATCACAGAAAGCTTTTCCAGATCTTTCTCCAAACCTCGACAGTGATTATCAAGTCCAAGTGACCACACATCTTTCACTCCAGCAGCTGCGCAGCTTCACACAAGATGTTTTCCGCAGTCTACGCCAAATCGCTGTCTCCAGCTAG